In Salmo salar chromosome ssa24, Ssal_v3.1, whole genome shotgun sequence, the following proteins share a genomic window:
- the ranbp1 gene encoding ran-specific GTPase-activating protein — protein MADPNETPEEQETSTDNAEESNHDPHYEPIVSLPEQDVKTLEEDEEELFKMRAKLYRFASENDPPEWKERGTGDVKLLKHKEKGTIRLLMRRDRTLKICANHNIFPVMELKPNAGSDRAWVWNTLADFADEHPKPELLAIRFLNAENAQKFKVKFDECKEEVRKSQDGSGGNVDRANKVAEKLEALSVKDNKTKTPEEKKEEKAEEKK, from the exons ATGGCAGATCCGAAT GAAACACCAGAAGAGCAGGAGACTTCAACAGACAATGCAGAAGAATCAAACCACGATCCCCATTATGAGCCCATCGTGTCTCTTCCAGAGCAGGATGTGAAGACgctagaggaggacgaggaggaactGTTCAAAAT GCGTGCGAAGCTCTACCGTTTTGCCTCTGAGAACGACCCACCAGAGTGGAAGGAGCGCGGCACAGGCGACGTCAAGCTCCTGAAACACAAAGAGAAGGGCACCATCCGCCTATTGATGAGGAGAGACCGGACCTTGAAGATCTGTGCCAATCACAACA TTTTTCCTGTGATGGAGCTGAAGCCCAACGCCGGCAGCGACAGGGCCTGGGTATGGAACACACTCGCCGACTTCGCTGATGAGCATCCCAAACCTGAACTCCTGGCAATCCGTTTCCTCAATGCAGAAA ACGCTCAGAAATTTAAGGTGAAGTTCGATGAATGCAAGGAGGAAGTCCGAAAATCTCAAGATGGATCAG GAGGAAACGTTGACCGTGCAAACAAAGTGGCAGAGAAACTGGAGGCACTTTCTGTAAAGGACAACAAGACCAAGACACCTGAGGAAAAGAAAGAGGAAAAAGCAGAAGAGAAGAAATGA